In bacterium, the following are encoded in one genomic region:
- a CDS encoding glycosyltransferase family 2 protein produces MAKYRTEHQMKAHIQIVGWNHYHYIGTCILSCQKQTVSVPIIYIDNDSKDESVAYIRKNYPDVVIVENKENRGYAGGHNDGFKVISDSEVVICLNPDVVLEKDFVEKILQKFESEGKVGAVVPLLFRGKSRDKEGKMRIVVDSYGTRLRKNLNVENILEGEFWEETTANQGPTLSAGTDPGATNSLPQPWGFTGAAVAFSRNAINDLKDEKGNFFDEDLHSYREDVDISWRLNRKGWKIVGASDVRAWHARVARKGEMKSANIVRLSWRNYFLVVIKNVSTEMIKKNWFPFGVQILARIGQFVVTPQLWGGLVTFLGLIPLFLKKRKRALI; encoded by the coding sequence GTGGCTAAATATAGAACAGAACATCAAATGAAAGCCCATATCCAAATTGTTGGTTGGAATCATTACCATTACATCGGTACGTGTATTTTGTCGTGTCAAAAACAGACCGTTTCGGTACCGATTATTTATATTGATAATGATTCAAAAGACGAGTCGGTGGCATATATTAGAAAGAATTATCCGGATGTTGTGATTGTTGAAAACAAGGAAAATCGTGGGTATGCCGGTGGTCACAATGATGGTTTTAAAGTAATTAGCGACTCGGAAGTGGTTATCTGTCTTAATCCGGACGTTGTTCTGGAAAAAGATTTTGTCGAAAAAATATTGCAAAAATTTGAATCAGAAGGAAAAGTGGGTGCGGTGGTTCCGCTCTTGTTCCGCGGAAAATCGCGGGACAAGGAAGGCAAGATGCGAATTGTTGTTGATTCCTACGGGACAAGGTTACGAAAAAATTTGAATGTGGAAAATATTTTGGAAGGAGAGTTTTGGGAGGAAACTACTGCTAATCAGGGTCCGACCCTGTCTGCAGGGACGGACCCTGGCGCAACTAATTCGTTGCCACAACCTTGGGGTTTTACGGGTGCGGCGGTGGCTTTTTCCAGAAATGCGATTAACGACCTGAAAGACGAAAAAGGAAATTTTTTTGATGAGGATTTGCATTCCTACCGCGAGGATGTGGATATATCATGGCGTTTGAATCGAAAGGGCTGGAAAATTGTGGGTGCGTCGGATGTGCGGGCTTGGCACGCGCGCGTGGCGCGCAAAGGCGAAATGAAATCGGCAAATATTGTTCGCCTGTCGTGGCGGAACTATTTTCTGGTTGTTATTAAAAATGTCTCCACAGAAATGATTAAAAAGAACTGGTTTCCGTTCGGCGTGCAGATATTGGCGCGTATTGGTCAGTTTGTGGTTACGCCACAACTCTGGGGCGGTTTGGTGACGTTTTTAGGGCTTATTCCTTTATTTCTCAAGAAGCGCAAACGGGCGTTAATATAG
- a CDS encoding glycosyltransferase family 2 protein produces the protein MPKFSIVIVNFYSGLLTKACIQSVRKTYAGSDYEVMVVDNDSKDDSREILTSEIDNIKVKFTGKNLGYAKAVNIALRETTGEYIILLNPDIIALKGGIAELIKFMDENPKVGIASGQLINPNGSVQDSSFRFYKPMTILYRRTFFRYLPLAKRHLDKIFMRDVDFTKNQKVDWVLGACMCIRRSAVEKVGPMDERFFLYFEDMDWCRRFWEQGFEVWYVPQARFAHYHKRESAQEQGAFAFLNPVARIHIASGIKYFLKYRKKNGAS, from the coding sequence ATGCCTAAATTTTCCATTGTTATTGTGAATTTTTATTCCGGCCTTCTTACAAAGGCTTGTATTCAATCGGTACGAAAGACGTATGCCGGTTCTGATTATGAAGTAATGGTGGTGGATAATGATTCTAAAGATGATAGTCGCGAGATCCTTACTTCGGAGATTGATAATATAAAGGTGAAATTTACCGGAAAAAATCTTGGTTATGCCAAGGCGGTAAATATCGCGCTACGGGAAACGACCGGCGAATATATTATCTTGCTTAATCCGGATATTATTGCGTTAAAAGGAGGTATCGCTGAATTGATCAAATTTATGGATGAAAATCCTAAGGTGGGAATTGCTTCCGGTCAATTAATAAATCCCAACGGGAGTGTTCAAGACTCCAGTTTTCGTTTTTATAAACCGATGACGATTTTGTATAGACGTACATTTTTCCGTTATTTGCCTCTTGCCAAGCGTCATTTGGATAAGATATTTATGCGCGATGTGGATTTTACAAAGAATCAGAAAGTCGATTGGGTTCTGGGGGCTTGCATGTGCATTAGACGATCGGCTGTAGAAAAAGTTGGTCCGATGGACGAACGCTTTTTTCTCTATTTTGAGGATATGGATTGGTGCCGTCGATTTTGGGAGCAGGGCTTCGAGGTATGGTATGTACCACAAGCCCGATTCGCACATTATCACAAAAGAGAGTCGGCACAAGAACAGGGGGCATTTGCTTTTCTTAATCCCGTGGCGCGGATTCATATCGCATCGGGAATAAAATATTTTCTAAAATACCGGAAAAAAAATGGAGCTTCATAA